AGTGTTTGGTTGGAAAAATACCATTTCTATATCCAAATTATAATACTAAATTTTGGAAGTCTGTTTATCAATaacttatttttgaaaagaatatccACTTGGTGACaatacttataaataaaaattaaagttaaccTGAAGTGTGGGGCAGCTGGAACTTTCACACTTTGCTGGTGGGAAAGCACAATGGTACaggcactttggaaaacagttgagCAGTTTTCTTATAAAGGTGAGCGTGCACTTAACCAcacaacccagcaatctcactcttAGCTTTCTACCCAAGAttaatgaaaacttatgttctcacaaaaacctgtatgtaaatgtttatggcagcttGATTCCTAACTgctaaaactagaaacaactcaaTGCCCATCAACTGGTCATAGATGAGCAAACTAGCACAGCCACACAATAGAACAGtgttcaaaggaaaaacaaacatggCTGAATCTTGAATGtattacactaagtgaaaaaagGCAGACTCAAAAGGCTACATCATGTACGGTTCCATCTACAgcaagggtccccaacccccgaGCCACAGATTAgaaactgggccacacagcaggaggtgaggagtGGGCAAGCAAGTGAGGGAAGCTTGATCTGTGTTTACAGCTGCTGCCCATCACTAGCATCACTGCCTGAGCTCAGCCTCCTGTTGGCagaattagattctcatagaagcgtgaaccctattgtgaactgcacatgcgagggatctgggctgtgcactccttatgagaatctaaggcCTGATGATCTCTCACtgcctcccatcacccccagatgggaccatctagttgcaggaaaacaggcttagggctcccactgattctacattatggtgagttataattatttcattatatattacaacacaatcatagaaataaaatgcacaataaatggagtatgcttgaatcatcctgaaccATCCTCccaggtccatggaaaaattgtcttccatgaaaccagtccctggtgccaaaaaggctggtgATATCTTGATTGTGATCTGGTAGTAATTACACAACTGCAGGCATTTGACTAAAGTACAGAACTGTACagtttaaaaggtaaattttattgtatgtaaattatatcccagttttttaaaaaaagccaaacCATTTAATATGAAAACTTGACTACTGTCACTATATTTCATTCTAGTGAATCCCAAGTCCCCactattttcataatttcttcttttctgggtGTAACTGGTATCATACAGCCATCTATAACAAACAAAGGAAAGCAGAGATGCTGATATCAAAGATCCTTAAACCATAAAAATCATGAGTCTTTATGTAGTTCAGACGtatgtttaatattaaataaaggaTCTGTAACGAAAAATTCTAACTTCACAAAGAATTCATTCTCTCTTGCAAAATCTACTTCCTGGCCTCGCTTCTTTGCTGAGGCATGAAGTAGTCAAAGCAGAGATGGAACCTGAAACGAGGGAATCCGATGACACACATTCAGGGTGCCTCAGACCAACCCCCAGctgcatcccccaccccaccaagtCCAGGGGTAACCAGGATTCTGACTTATTTATATCCATCCAGTCTCTCCTCACttttttgaaagaagacatttaaaagtcagcagaagatattaaaaatattctcacCACTCAATAACTGTTACACTTGAAgagcaaatttatttctcaagaaataaaattcaacagaTAAAGGGAATTTATCTttatctccccacccccaacccccaataTCATTCTCTGCCTCCTATCACTAGGATGAGTTTGGAGTTTCCCGCTGCTAGAGTCTGGATATTTGTctccgcccaaatctcatgttgcaatgcactccccagtgttggaagtgggaccTGGCGGGAgttgtttgggtcatgggggtggatccctcatggcctGGTGCTGTCCTTACCAcagtgagtgggttctcatgagAACAGGTCATTTATAAGTGTGTGGCACTAACCTTCCCCACCCTTGGCCCCTGCCTTCACCATGTAACGTGCTTGCTGCAGTGAgcaaaagctccctgaggcctcccagaagctaagcagatgccagtgccatgcttgtacagtctgcagaaccgtgagccaagtaaacctcttttcttcaaccgggtgcggtggctcacgcctgtaatcccaacattttgggaggccgaggagggcggatcacgaggtcaggagactgagaccatcctggctaacggtgaaaccctgtctctactaaaaatacaaaaaattagctgggcatggcctgtagtcccagctacttgggaggctgaggcaggagaatcacttgaacccaggaggtagacgttgcagtgagccgagatcaatccacactccagcctgggtgacagagcaagactctgtctcaaaacaaacaaacaaacaaacaaacaaacatacaaaaaaacctcttctcttcataaattacccagtctcaggtgtttatTTATAGCAATCCAAAAACAACCTAATATACCAGCCTAGTCCTTTATAAATACCATGCTTTTAGATACATACATTTGTAAATGTACCTAAGCACTACATAGTAGTAATATTTCAAAGTTTTATCTccattatatctatctatctatctatctatctatctatctatctatctatctatctagatacacacacacacacacacacaaatagacatatatctacatatctatatatagacagggacagttttttttcttttaagagacaggagttggaccagcctgtccaatatagtgaaaccccgtctctactaaaaaatacaaaaattcgccgggcctggcagcacacacctgtagttccaggtactcgggaggctgaggcaggagaactgcttgaacccaggaggcggaggatgcagtgagctgagatcacaatagagtgagactccgtctcaaaaaaaaagaaagaaaaaaaacacaggggttgggtgcagtggctcatgcctgtaatcccagcatttggggagtgtgagataggtggatcacctgagcccaggagttcaataccaggctgggcaacatagtgagagctcatctctataaataataaaaaaatttagctgggcatggaggcatgcacctgtggtcccagctactcaggagactgacgcaggaagactgcttgagcccaggaggtgaaagttgcaataagccatgatcgcaccactgcagtccagcctttgcaacagagtgagattctgtctctggaaaaagaaaaaagagacagggtctctctctgttgcccagactggagtgcagtgatgcgatcatggctcactaaagCCCAGAGCACATGGGCTCACATGATCACCCCCTCCCCGACCCCTGCTCAGCCTCAGCTAGGAcaacagacacgtgccaccatgcatggctaattttaaaaactcttttccagagatggggtctccctgtgttgcccaggctggtcgcgaactcctgggctcaagtaatcttgcctcggcctcccaaagcactgagattacaggtgtgagccacctacccagcctattttttaacaaataatataCTTAATCAGcgtatatttttaaagcttaataCACAGGAAAAAACTGGTGGCAAACAGGACAAAACGTCAACAATTGTTTATTCTCGGTTACAGGAATTATAGATGATTTTTCCAAGTATATGCCTAGTTTAAGTGATTATTTAGTTATGTATTTTCTCTTGTAAGAATCTGTTTAAGCTACAGAAAGAACCCATGTGATTTTTGTGTCCCAGTCACCCAGATGGCACTATCTGGTAAGGGAATTAGATTTCTAGGataaacagtttctgagaattgggGAAAGGGGAGAAACAGATTTTATGTGATAAATAATAACCACTTACCTGCTATGAGGACAGATGCTGTATACTTATATTTGTTGAATTCTAAATACTCTcgaattaattcattaattagaAGGTTTTCATGAGACAATGATGGTCGGGGTTCACGGTCATCATCTAGGGCATTGAAAACTTCAGCTCGGATCCTTGCTTTTAAATGCCCTAATACCCCCTTTTTTTCCAAGGTGTCCTTTAAAACTGTTCGATATAAAATATTAAGGCTTCAGTTACAGAGTAAATTTGTCATTCTTAGGCATACtttgaaaagaaatgttgaaaaggTAAATGGTACAAAAACAGCTCTCAAGCAGCTCTTAATCTAAACATTGTGACAAATTATTAAACAATTACACTACCACCAGCCATGTTTATACTAAAACATATAGTTCTCATGTTGCAGTGATTTAGTCTTAATATATTTGAGCAAATTCAAGTTTATTCCTACATCATCAGCACTGTCAGGGGCTGTAGTctaatacatattcttttttattttatttattattttttttgagacacagtctcgctctttcacccaggctggagtgcagtggcacgatctcagctcactgcaacctctgcctcccaggttcaagcaattctcctgcctcagcctccagggtagttgggactacaggcacgtgccaccacgcccaactatttcttttttgtatttttagtagagacggggtttcactgtgttggccaggatggtctcaatctcctgacctcgtgatccacccacctcagcctcccaaagtgttgggattacaggtgtcagccaccgtgcctggccaatacatAATTCTTTAGTGAGGGGAAAAGGCGGGGGATAGGATTATAGTTGCTTACTGAGACCTGAACTTAAGCCCCAGTCTCTCATATATTTTCAAGAGTGTCTGCCACTGCACACAGGTTCTGCTTGTCACTAACAACCTCTGGTCTAGAAAGATGATTAAAGAAAACAACTACATTCCATAAAAGAAGTCTGTTGGGTTACTGTGTAAAAACCTTgatggcagggcatggtggctgatgcctgtaacccagcactttgggaggctcaggcgggcggatcacgagatcagcaaattgagaccatcttggctaacaaggtgaaatccccctctctactaaaaaaatacaaaaaattagccgggtgtggtggcacgcacctgtagtcccagcaacttgggaggctgaggcacaagaattacttgaacctgggaggtggagggtgcagtgagctgaggtggtgccactgcactctagcctgggcgaaagagtgagactctgtttaaaacaaccaaccaaccaaccaaccaaaaaaaaaaacacaaaccttTGATAATCCACAACGCTTTAGGGAGTGAAAAGGTGTTGggtttttcattgttgttattttgaaacaatctcgctctgtcgccaggttggagtgcagtggcacgatctcggctcactgcaatctccaggctccctggttcaagcaattctcctgcctcagcctcccaaatagctgggattacaggtgtgcgataccacgactggctaatttttgtatttttagtagagacagggtttcactatgttggccaggatggtctccatctcctgacctcgtgatccacccgcctcagcctcccaaagtactgggattacaggcatgagccactgcgcccactgGCCTCGTTGTTTTAAAGACAACTATGAGTTAATTCCTTAGAACAGTAGGATTCTGAAATTTTAAGCCTAGTTAGAAATCTACCACGTGACTGTATCAATGCCATCTTAAGGAGTCAGGGATGTGTATGCAGAATGGAAATCTAACTTACTGATTAGCCAGAGTCACCATGACAAAGCAGTTATGATCATGGGATTTGGCTGTACATACTTAGTATAGATAATGGGGATCTTAGGACTGAATTGGCACCATCCCTTGTAGTGATCtgcaacttttattttcaaacagtTCCTACTGGCTAAATGACAACTTCAGAGAATGAACACATCTCATCCACAGAGTCAAGAACAGAGCAAGAGCTCAGTAGGTGTCACCTAGAAGGATTATAATACATTGCTGTACACTACTGGGAAATCAATGTAGTTTAACACTGTTCTGCACCCTGCCAAAGGCACCAAGTAAGTACATCACAATAACAAAAATCCATAAAGAGAGCCCAGGAGCTTATCCAAGTCAGTATGGACATAAGATCTTTCTAAGCTTCAATAAATAACGTCAACAATAACCCTGGATCATATGACTAAAGAGATAGAATCTTCACTGACTTTTGACCTTTCTTTCCCCTCATTTTTAAAGCATCCCTTCAACCTTCTTGCAGATAGGTTAAGTACAGTTATCACCAGATCAGAGTTTGTAACAGGTCCATAAAAGGAAGGTACAGCCTTATTGTACTCTTAGAATCATAACTGAACCCCTATTCTCTAATTCCATCTTTGGAAATTGGAtggagagattttgtcactggCAAGGATCCTGTCCCAATTACTCTGTATTGCACACAGGACAGCCTCAAACTGGACAGAGAAACGAGAATTAGTGACAGTGGAATGAGGAAAGCTAGCATGTCTCATCAGCACCTCAGTGGTGGATTACCAACCCATGCCTCAGTTGCCTTCTCTAAAATAATGAGCTCTACCTCTCAGAGATAGAACCAAGTAAGAAGGAAAAACGTGATCGTGCTTAAAAAAGGTAAATGCCCATAAAATGTAAGGTAACTGGCTGGCAAACAAGTTTTCACCGGGTTTCTTTTGGAGGTCCATAGCATTTTACCTTTCCCTCTATTATGCTTAGAACACTGCGCCATCAAAACTTCTTCGGAAAGGTCTTAACCTCGCTTATATTTCAAGagtaccttttttattttattttttaatttgtttttttttttgagacaaggtctcattttgttgcccaggctggagtgcagtggcaccactgTAGCTCATTGtcacctctatctcctgggctcaagctatcttcctgttTCAGCCTGTggggtagctggaactaccacaggccactatgcccggctcttttttttaatttttattttttaaataaagatggggtctcaccatgttggccaggctggtcttaaacttctgggctcaagcgatcctcccaaagtgttaggattacaggcatgagccactgtgcttggcccattCCAAGTGTACCTTTAAATCCTCTGAAAATGTATGCAATATTACATGTGATGTGTATTTCCCTGGGAACAGCATCTGTAGACTCGTGAAGTCTGTTCTTGTGGACAGATGCATGCCTGTTCTGTTTTATGATTGTTCACCAGCCCTGTCCCCAAATACACACTTTTATACACGTCTCCTCCCTAAAATATCTAAGAATTACTAGTTTAAACCCTGGGTTCCCTGCAAAGTGgaactggttttattttttggacaGCAATCTTGCTCAGTGATTAAGACCTGGCGCTCCAGTGCGTCACAACTAGGTTCCCATGCTGTGTCTCTTTCCAGTGAAATCACTTTGAGCTATTTCACTTCTCAGTACCTCGTTTCCCAGTCTATGAAATGGGCATAGGGTTGTTACAATCAGGTAACACACAGGCTGAGTTGAGTAGTGCCTGACACATGAGGCTCAATGataactattattactattacttgTCTGGACATTTGCTTCAAAGTAAACAGCGTACAAATGTCATTAATGACTCAAACATAACTAGCTTAGAGTATCTTTTCCTGAAAAGACAGGAGAATGGCCAGGCCAGCAAACTTTTTGCCTCTAGTTTCTTCTGATGAAAAAGGGGCCAggcgctcacacctgtaatcccagcactttgagggggccaaggcaggaggatagcttgagaccaggagttcgacagtaagaccccgtgtctacaaaaaatacaaaaattagccgggcgtagtgaaGAGCCCCTGTATTCCCACctgctctggaagctgaggtgggaggatagctggaGTCccggagttcgaagctgcagtgagctgtgatcgcgctactgcactccagcctgggcgacagagagaccctctctttaaaaaaaaaaaaaaaaagcaaggagggGAGGGCTACTTAACAGGTTGTTGTAAGGACCCAACGAGACAACCAAGCAAATTGTTTAGGGCAGTGCCTAACCCAATAGGGGTTGTGGGAATTGTAGTCATCAGCCCTGAGTGCCAAGCCTGG
The Homo sapiens chromosome 16 genomic scaffold, GRCh38.p14 alternate locus group ALT_REF_LOCI_1 HSCHR16_1_CTG1 DNA segment above includes these coding regions:
- the CEP20 gene encoding centrosomal protein 20 isoform 6 (isoform 6 is encoded by transcript variant 6) — protein: MATVAELKAVLKDTLEKKGVLGHLKARIRAEVFNALDDDREPRPSLSHENLLINELIREYLEFNKYKYTASVLIAAHCILRLLGSSSSPASASRVPGTTESGQPVVPLDRQFLIHELNAFEESKDNTI
- the CEP20 gene encoding centrosomal protein 20 isoform 2 (isoform 2 is encoded by transcript variant 2), which translates into the protein MATVAELKAVLKDTLEKKGVLGHLKARIRAEVFNALDDDREPRPSLSHENLLINELIREYLEFNKYKYTASVLIADDHLRKEEQKSTNIEDLHVSQAVNR
- the CEP20 gene encoding centrosomal protein 20 isoform 3 (isoform 3 is encoded by transcript variant 3), which produces MATVAELKAVLKDTLEKKGVLGHLKARIRAEVFNALDDDREPRPSLSHENLLINELIREYLEFNKYKYTASVLIAESGQPVVPLDRQFLIHELNAFEESKDNTI